The stretch of DNA CGAACGAAAACCACCCTTCAGATCCCGAATTCCGGCGATGCCCGGAAGAATCCGCGTGACAAAAGTGGCCACGTGGGGCGGGGGTCGGGGGTGCTTACTGGTGAGGGCGAGCGTGTGGGCCTCGCCGGCGGCGACGGCGGACACCTTGGGCGGCATCTGCGGGGGGGCAGCGGTGGAGTGGCGGAGACGGCAGGGGTACAACCGTACAAGTGGAAGAATTGGCCGCGAGAGGAAGGTGGCGGTTGAAAAGGAAGCTcgtggaggagaggagaggaagaCGATAAAGGAGTCGACTCACTCGAGTGAATGAATCGAAACGGCAAAGTCAGTGTGAGAGTTGCGTGCGTGCGAGCGTGCCGATATCTTCGGGCTCGCCCGCGCTGTCGTCTTCGCTTTTTCTCCGGAGCTATCCTGCGATACGTATCGGTTTGGGCGTGTCGCGCGCCTAGCTGCCGCTGCGTCACCGCAGATGCAGATATGGCTGCTGCTACCATGATGATAAGCGCCATTAAGTGGTTGGAATTTAGGAAAAGGTGGGTAGGTGTGCTGATTGGGAGTGCGATGTGGACAGGTGTTCATGTGTACTCACTACTGTCATCAATGTAGACAAGTGGCAGTGTTAACTTTCTTTTTTGGGGTGCGCGTGGAATTGTCAATGTTTTTACTGAACTGAAGCGGCAACCAAACCAAACTCTGCATATATGATCAGAGCATCCTGGAGAAAAAACTCATGACACTACTCCAAAAACGCAAACTCGCAACACTGCAAATCAACAATCAACATCCAGGTGATGCCATCCATTGCACCAAGGGGGCTCCAATTTGTACAAGCAGCCAACTCACAGGACTTCAGGACACTTTACAGGTTCAGGTTCGGCGCATCATCTAAAGGCACAGCACCCTGAAAGTTGAACTCCCTGCCAAGGGGTGTACTAGTTTGCCACCATCTATCTCACATTCTCACAGATTTGACAGCCAGATAACATCGATTATAGCGGATGCGGCAAGGAAGGCGCAGCTGAGAAAGGCGCACGCGATGGAGGCTGCTGATAGGTCGCAAAAACGTGGCAAGGGCTTGCAGAAGTTGGGAAGCGCCGTGTGCCGGATGCCGGTGCGGTTCAAATTTGCGACGCCCGCCGCTGCTGACCCCCCGCTCAGCATCGCATACGCAAAGACCTGCCAAGGATGCACCAGCCGTATAATTCTTCAGTTCCATGGAAATGTCAGACACTAGCAGAGTTCAGAAAGTTCAGATGTTATTTGTCAAAGCTAACAGAGGGTCATGAGCTACTGAAGGCGCTATTACCTGGGAAACAAAGTTTGGAAGCAAACAAACGCCTAAGGACAAACATCGTACAGAAAGCTTGCAAAAAGTCCTGGTCTCCTGGGCTTCCCATTGATAGGGTTTACTGGAATGATTCGGTGACTATTTTTTATGTGGTATACTTTCAAATTTCTTCAATCACTTCAATGTGACTTGTCAAACGGCATAGAGAATGCATCAGTGCTCAAAAGAAACAGATAAATGTGTCTTTTAAGCAGCATTAATTTTGATTGGGAGGGGTGCGAaaataatcatatgcaagatgctaGTAAGGAATCGGTAATGAATTACTTGGTAGTTCGTTTACTGAGATTTAATTTATGGTTATTATAAATCATTCTCCATCTTATAGATAGCATGAGAAAACAATGTCGAATTACCTTTGTACTCCAATATCAATGCCAAAAAAACAAGATGTGCATTTACCATGTATCAACTGCTACGAGGGCCACTGAAGAAACGCCATACCAACTATGTATAAGAAAATTCAGAAAAAGTTTTTCTGTACAAACATTAGTTTGCTCAAATATGATTTGCCTTTGCTCTTCACCTAGTTGCGTGCCACTGTGGAGTTTAATTCTCAATATCTTCAAGAAAAAACAAACAGCCCTTATGGACTTTTATTGTATATTTAGCACAATTGAATCCCTATACCGCCGCGCATGTACATGATACTCAATTTTGCTCGTGCCTATTTCTAATAAAAGTGCAGAATATACTTATCTAAAATATGTTTATAAAGTGATATCAGTGTATTCCTCAAATGCATAAGACTAGGTGACAAAATGCACACTCACATGCACAAAAAAGTGATATGTTTATAAAGTGATATCAGTGTACAGTGATAAAGGACAGAATAGGAATACTTTGCAACATTGAACACTCACATGCACACAAAAAAAGAATAATTTCTCTGTAAGCTATAAAAAGGATTCATTTTCTGTAGTCTTTTGTGGCTAGTGACAAACATTCCATCTAAATCAAGCAAGGAAACTTTTTTACCGCTTCCTTCCTTCTTTTGCTAGTTTGTTGTTCTCTTTGCGGGGTTTTTTCCAACTTCAAGTTTTTTGTTTGGTTTGTAAAGACTCTCACCATCTTTGGTGATTCCTCCTAACACAAAATGATGCACATTCAAGAAAAGAAAAAAGTAACGGAACTATTTTTATGTAGCCAACATATAGACATGGCAAGCTAGTGACAAGGGACTAAATAAATTTTGTACTAAGATGACAGTTGCTAGCATGAGATTTCTTCAGTCGTAACTTAGAACTAACTCAACCAACCGCCTATACTAGTACTGGCTACTGACCCGCCCATAAAATACATAAGAGTATTACATAACATAGAGGAAACTGTCACTTTTATGCAGACATCACAAACAGGGAAATAAAGTATGAAACAACATGACTAAAAAAATAAAATCTAATCATCGGAGCACAAATAACAATGATAATTACCAGAAAATGCATAATCAGATCAAAATGATCATAACATACCTGATCACCAGCTAACAGCATCCAGGCATAGCGCCTGGATGGAACCACAGGGACTTTCTTCAAGGCCTTGTACGCAATCGACAGAAGTTGTGCCAGAGAGTAGGCAGCTGCTGCCGCAGATAGCCCAACCAAGGATCTGAAGTTACGAACAACACCATCAGAACTAAGTATTCTGCACGGAGATATTTACAGATTTCAAACTACAACAGTTCAAAGACTTACTTCAGCGAATCAGAGAGGGACCATTTGGCATACAGTGGAATCTCGATGCCAAAGATGATGAGACTACCCCGTTGCTTGGCAGAGACCATGAGCGACATTGAGAGCAGCGCCATCACGAGGGCTGCAGCTCTGGTGGCCACCATGGCCATGTCCAGCCGTGGACATCTTGCTGCTACAGATGTTGTGGGAGGCTCCGGCACCGCGCTGCTCCCCATGGCCGGCATCTGGATGCCAAGCTCCGAACCATTCTGGCCATTAGCAAAGGAACCCATTCCTTTTGCTCCTGGTTGTGGTTTTCTGATCGTAGAAGCTTTTGGCTATGCTGTTTTTCCTTTTAGCATGGTGATGCAACTGAAGGAGGGGGGTGGAGGATTCTAGTAAAAAGATGTATCTGGTTGAGAATCCATGTTATATGCATATATGATGCACCCGTGAATGTTTTCTGTACTTGCTGTCACCATGCTATGACAAAAGCAGCACGGCTTTCGAGCTACCCAAGACCTGTAAGTTGTTTGCTAGCCTATCACTAGGATAAGATTTTAGCTGACAACTGCAGTTATCGCCAAGTGTCAGCAGGATGTGTAATTTGTGCATTAAGAACAGTGCTAGGTTCTATAGTTATTGCAACAACAAAGCAATTGCGTGGGAATCTTTTCTTTTCTCTCCAAAGATTCGTGGGAATCTGCGTATTCTACCAAATGCAGTGGACTGAAAGGAGAAGGCAGAATTAGTAAGACTAAAAATTTGCAGTCACATGGGTTAGTTATTTGGGATACAATACGGTTGTCCTAATCATTAGGTAAGCCTACTTTAAGACTGATTTGGAGTATGGTTCTTTAAGGAAGATGTGGGCGTCAGTTTTAATGGAGATCTACTACAAAAATTTAAGATCTCGCTCAGTACCCATGTAATCACTAGAAAACACACCTCTAGCATTGGATAAAACCGTCAGAGAAATCTAACTGGAGCAGATCAAAACAGTGTTTCTTTGGCGACCTCGCCAAAGAAACACGCCGGTAAAGAGCAAAGTCATACAAGACCAAACTTATACCTAAGCGAGGGAAAAGAAAAAAACCAAAGCGATCAAAACAGTGATCGACAAACTACAACAACGACCGTATCTGCAAATGAGTTTCCATCATGATTTTGATAACGAGATTGGAGAACTAGGTATTGAACAAGTATCAGTGAAGCAAAGAACAGACCTTTAGTAGTTCAATGGCGGCCATTTTACAGAGCTATAGGCTGCAGCCTGGGAACTTCATAACTTTCCTCTCCGACATCATCTTCCTCACCATCTCTACCTCACCCCACATGCCAGCAGCAGCGTATATGTTGGACAGCACTACATAAACCCCGTCATTCCATGGCACAGCCGCTAGTAGCTGCTCTGCCGCCCACCTGCCAACATTCACATTGCAGTGCTTCTCACATGCACCAAGCAATGTTCCCCATATCACCACATTTGCCTCCATCGGCATTCTGTGCTCCACCAAGGCACGCTCCTTATCCACCAAACCAACTCTACCAAGCATATCAACCACACACCCGGAGTGTTCAACGGTTGGTGCTACCTTAATCTCCCCATCTTCCATTTGCTTCAGCAAGCCCATCCCAGTATCTACCAGCCCTCTGTGTGAGCAAGCAGAGAGCACTGCCAACATCGTCACCCTGTTTGGCGGCACCCCTTCATTCCTCATTTCATCAAACATGCTTAGTGCACGCTGCTCCTCACCATGCGTTGCAAGTCCTGTAATCATGGTTGTCCACGACGACACATCCTTGAGAGGCATTCTCGTGAATACCCTCCCTGCAAGGTCTGTGCGGCCGCACTTGGCATTCCTATCGACCAACGAGTTGGAGAGGGTCGCGTGAAGCCGGCCTGATCACTTGCATTGTAACATGCACTTGTGCAGCTGCTCTACCAAGCGAATATCTCCAACGGCACAGCAAGACGACATGAGACTCGCCATGGTCAAATCATCTGGTACGACGCCACACCACCGCAGCTTGATAAACAAAGCCAACGGCTCTTTGGATTTCCCAGCCTGACAGAGGCCGCTTATGAATTATGATGGCGTTCCACGAACCGAGTCCCCGGTGCGGATTTCCGTCAAACACCCTGCGGGCGGCATCCAGGTCGCCAGCTTTGGCGTGGCAGATAATGAGAGCGCTCTCTGTGAAGGGGTGACGCGCGAGGCCGCGCTTGGAGGCGGCAGCGTGGAGCTGGCAGCGCAAGCTGGTGGTGGGGGGCTCGGCCTGGGCTGCCGCCTTGAGTGCGAGCAGGAAGGTGCAGCGATTGGGGTGAGCGCCGTGGCGGAACATGTGGATCGCCACGTAGAGCGCGGCGCGGGGAGAGCCGAGGCGTACGTAGGCTCGTGTGAGGGCGTTCCAGtggaaggggaggaggaggaggccgtggccggagcaggcgggccTGGAACCGCGGCGGGAGGCGCTCGTCGGCACATGGATCGAGCCGAAACGCCGCGACGTCGGCGTCATCTACAATGGAGGAGGGGTGGGGAGGCCGGAGGGGGTCGGGTTGCGCCCCGGATCGCGAGAGCGGGAGGAGACGGGGGCGTCAAGGGCGCGCATACCGGCAACACTGTAAATTTTGAATCGTAATCGAAGAGAGACAGTGGTATAAGGGCAGATCGCGCAGTCAGGACAGATTAGACCATCTCTAGCAGACCGTAAAAATTAGTACCGCAAAACATGTTTTCGATACCTCCAAATGTTTTTCTTAGGGAAACGTTTCCCCGCGGCGCGCCGGCCGAAACTCGGGCCAGTCGCGTCACATGCGGATGTGAATCACGTGCGCCCCTTGTATAGGACTGTCGTCGCCCGCTCGTGTCCCCTGCGCCGGCACCACCGCGCACCCTCGCGCCTTTTTTGATGCCCGACCATCGCCCAGTGAACTCGTGCACCGCCTCCGGCCCCTCGCCATGGACGCGCCCGTCGCCATGACCTACGGCCTTCACCATGGCCGCACACGACAAGGACCTGGCACCGGAATGCCTCCGACCAGCAGCGCTGCGAGGAGCGATGAGGTACAAAGGAGGAGGGTACCATCGTCGGCGCTGGGCTGAGCCACGGGAGATGACATGGCCTCCTCCTGCCATGGACGGACCCATGCCTATTCAAATGTTGCAACCGTCACATAAAACAACTCTAATAGTTGTTAAAGAAGCTTCAACCGTAGATAGGAAAAGCTTCAATCGGACTGCCCAACAAGGAAAAGTTGCAACCATTTCACACAAAAGCTTCAATCATAGATAGAGAAAAGCTTCAATCACGGCACCACGCAAGCGGAAAAGAATTGCAACCATTTTGACAGAAAAGCTTCAACCACGATACGAGTGTTGCAACCATTGACAAAAAAAGGTTTAAGTGTATATAGAAAAAGGCTTCAACCATCAACAGGGGAAGCTTCAACCAGCAAAATCAAAATAAAAAAGTTGCAACCCTTGTGAAAAAAGCTTCAGTCCTAGGTGAAAAAAAGCTTCAATTGGTACGGTGGAAAGCTTTAATCTGCGAGAAAAGCTTCAACCGGCATAGAAAAAGCTTCAGTCGATGAGataaaaagcttcaacctgactCACCAATGGCAGCGAGCGGCGACATTGAGAGCTGCGTCGGTGACACGACAATGCAACAACGATGGCAGCTACTAGGTGCCGCAATGACAGAGGGTGCCGGTGTGAGGGGCGAGGGCTTCCTGCTGGACCGGGGGGGCGAGTACGGATGCTGCGACGGCGAAGAGGACGGCAACCGACGGCAATGGGGACGGAGAGCGCATCCAATGATGTGGGATTGCGGGGGGAAGGAGGTCCAGGTGAGGGGggtagtgttggaaatatgccctagaggcaataataaattgattattattatatttccttgttcatgataatcgtttattatccatgctagaattgtactgaTAGGAAAcccagatacatgtgtggatacatagacaacaccatgtccctagtaagcctctagttgactagctcgttgatcaatagatggttacggtttctgaccatggacattggatgtcgttgataacgggatcacatcattgggagaatgatgtgatggacaagacccaatcctaagcctagcacataGATCGTGTAattcgcatgctaaagcttttctaatgtcaagtatcatttacttagaccatgagattgtgcaactcccggatgccgtaggaatattttgggtgtgccaaacgtcacaacgtaactgggtggctataaaggtacactacaggtatctccgaaagtgtctgttgggttggcacgaatcgagactgggatttatcactccgtgtaaacggagaggtatctctgggcccactcggtaggacatccataatgtgcacaatatgatcaaggagttgatcacgtgatgatgtgttacggaacgagtaaagagacttgccggtaacgagattgaacaaggtatcgggataccgacgatcgaatctcgggcaagtatcgtacccctagacaaagggaattgtatacgggattgatcgaatcctcgacatcgtggttcatccgatgagatcatcgtggaacatgtaggaaccaacatgggtatccagatcccgctgttggttattgaccggagaacgtctcggccatgtctgcatggttcccgaacccgtagggtctacacacttaaggttcgatgacgctagggttataaggaatagatatacgtggttaccaaatgttgttcggagtcccggatgagatcccgaacatcacgaggagttccggaatggtccggaggtaaagatttatatatgggaagtcctgttttggtcaccggaaaagtttcgggttttatcagtaacgtaccgggaccaccgagagggtcccgggggtccaccaagtggagccaccagccccggaggcttgcatgggccaagagtgggaagggaccagcccctgagtgggctggtgcgcctcccacaaggcccaaggcgcagctaggaggagaaaggggaaaccctaggcgcagatgggcctaaggcccaccctagggcgcgcccccctcaaacccatctagggctgccgcccc from Triticum urartu cultivar G1812 chromosome 3, Tu2.1, whole genome shotgun sequence encodes:
- the LOC125543099 gene encoding CASP-like protein 3A1, with translation MGSFANGQNGSELGIQMPAMGSSAVPEPPTTSVAARCPRLDMAMVATRAAALVMALLSMSLMVSAKQRGSLIIFGIEIPLYAKWSLSDSLKSLVGLSAAAAAYSLAQLLSIAYKALKKVPVVPSRRYAWMLLAGDQVFAYAMLSGGSAAAGVANLNRTGIRHTALPNFCKPLPRFCDLSAASIACAFLSCAFLAASAIIDVIWLSNL